The following are encoded together in the Streptomyces tsukubensis genome:
- a CDS encoding ferredoxin: MKVVVDMNKCQDHGQCVFAAPDVFHFDSEGRLAHLPEAAEASREEVEEAVDVCPLQAIRIED, encoded by the coding sequence GAAGGTCGTCGTCGACATGAACAAATGCCAGGACCACGGCCAGTGCGTGTTCGCCGCTCCCGACGTATTCCACTTCGACAGTGAAGGACGCCTGGCCCACCTGCCCGAAGCCGCCGAGGCGTCGCGCGAGGAGGTCGAGGAGGCCGTCGACGTCTGTCCGCTCCAGGCCATCAGGATCGAGGACTGA
- a CDS encoding NAD(P)/FAD-dependent oxidoreductase codes for MSGTVVVAGASMAGLRAAEQLRAAGWHGPVVLVGDEPHMPYNRPPLSKEVLAGKASFASLAFRPRASVSDVRWRLGTRVVGADLDRRTVQLDSGEQLPYAGLVVATGMRPRRLPCPGPVQGRHTVRTLADARRLREALTRPGARVVVVGAGFIGCEVASTALALGADRVTVVDPQPLPMVGPLGALLAEALLDRHRRRGVQFALGTQVTAFQGDDRVSGVVLADGTALAADVVVESVGSLANTEWLEGNGLDLTNGVLTDEHLRAGGRPDVVAVGDVARFPNARYDGVARRVEHWSIPTDTAKHAARVLTAHLTGTGVPLGPFAPLPTFWSDQHDFRLQSFGAPVLGMDDVRVLDGDPAGDPEGDLLVGYHRGEHLVGVVALGGRRAVAAAARYRAELLEQPALAVPLEEHK; via the coding sequence GTGAGCGGGACCGTCGTCGTCGCTGGTGCCTCCATGGCCGGGCTGCGCGCCGCCGAGCAGCTGCGCGCCGCGGGCTGGCACGGGCCCGTGGTCCTCGTCGGGGACGAACCCCACATGCCCTACAACCGGCCGCCGCTCTCCAAGGAAGTGCTGGCAGGCAAGGCGTCCTTCGCCTCGCTGGCCTTCCGTCCCCGCGCCAGCGTCTCGGACGTACGGTGGCGGCTGGGCACCAGGGTCGTCGGGGCCGACCTCGACCGGCGGACCGTCCAGCTCGACAGCGGCGAACAACTGCCGTACGCGGGACTGGTCGTGGCCACCGGTATGCGCCCCAGGCGGCTGCCGTGCCCCGGTCCTGTCCAAGGGCGGCACACCGTCCGCACGCTGGCCGACGCCAGGCGGCTGCGGGAGGCGCTGACCCGCCCCGGCGCGCGTGTGGTCGTGGTCGGCGCCGGGTTCATCGGCTGCGAGGTGGCCTCGACCGCCCTGGCCCTCGGGGCCGACCGGGTCACGGTCGTCGACCCGCAGCCGCTGCCCATGGTCGGCCCCCTTGGCGCTCTGCTCGCCGAGGCGCTGCTCGACCGTCACCGACGGCGGGGTGTCCAGTTCGCCCTCGGCACCCAAGTGACCGCGTTCCAGGGTGACGACCGGGTCTCCGGGGTGGTCCTTGCCGACGGCACCGCCCTCGCCGCGGACGTCGTGGTCGAGTCGGTGGGCTCCCTCGCCAACACCGAATGGCTCGAAGGCAACGGCCTCGACCTCACCAACGGGGTACTGACCGACGAGCACCTGCGGGCCGGGGGCCGCCCCGACGTGGTCGCCGTCGGTGACGTCGCGCGCTTCCCCAACGCCCGCTACGACGGCGTGGCCCGCCGCGTCGAACACTGGTCCATACCCACGGACACCGCCAAACACGCGGCCAGGGTCCTCACCGCCCACCTCACGGGAACCGGCGTCCCGCTCGGCCCGTTCGCGCCCCTTCCGACCTTCTGGAGCGACCAGCACGACTTCCGCCTCCAGTCCTTCGGCGCCCCCGTCCTTGGCATGGACGACGTGCGTGTCCTCGACGGCGACCCAGCCGGTGACCCCGAGGGCGACCTCCTGGTCGGCTACCACCGGGGCGAACACCTCGTCGGCGTCGTCGCCCTGGGCGGCAGGAGAGCCGTGGCCGCCGCCGCACGCTACCGCGCGGAACTCCTCGAACAACCAGCCCTCGCCGTACCACTTGAGGAACACAAGTGA
- a CDS encoding acetoacetate decarboxylase family protein yields the protein MTSLRGYFHPKTATGAASLIPPPPWRYSGDLITVEYRTDPARVRELLPEPLELAEEDPGAVALIWADWQSCATSGEELLDPVRAQYAEAFAVVRCAYRGRTYTRCVYIWVDKDFAIARGLHQGYPKKLGSIHQTRPHPYGPAPRIESGARFGATLAAADRRLAQTVVTLREPSTTGGFVNSHPMAHHRWLPSIENGKGLALDELVESGAASFEGGQPWTGEAELELFEAPTEELARLEIHEPIAAYYRQVGVVWDGGRLLESGTSGAA from the coding sequence GTGACCAGTCTCCGTGGCTACTTCCACCCCAAGACGGCGACGGGCGCCGCGTCGCTCATCCCGCCCCCGCCGTGGCGCTACTCCGGTGACCTGATCACCGTCGAGTACCGCACCGACCCCGCCCGCGTACGCGAACTGCTGCCCGAGCCGCTGGAACTCGCCGAGGAGGACCCCGGGGCCGTCGCGCTGATCTGGGCCGACTGGCAGTCCTGCGCCACCTCCGGCGAGGAACTGCTCGACCCCGTACGGGCCCAGTACGCGGAGGCGTTCGCCGTCGTCAGATGCGCCTACCGGGGGCGGACGTACACACGCTGCGTCTACATCTGGGTCGACAAGGACTTCGCCATCGCCCGCGGACTGCACCAGGGCTACCCGAAGAAACTCGGCTCCATCCACCAGACCCGACCACATCCCTACGGGCCGGCCCCGCGCATCGAGTCCGGCGCCCGGTTCGGCGCCACCCTCGCGGCGGCCGACCGGCGCCTGGCCCAGACCGTCGTCACCCTGCGCGAACCCTCCACGACGGGCGGATTCGTCAACAGCCACCCCATGGCCCACCACCGCTGGCTGCCCTCCATCGAGAACGGAAAGGGGCTGGCGCTGGACGAACTCGTCGAGTCGGGGGCAGCCTCCTTCGAAGGCGGACAGCCCTGGACGGGCGAGGCCGAGCTGGAACTGTTCGAGGCGCCCACCGAGGAACTGGCCCGGCTGGAGATCCACGAACCGATCGCCGCGTACTACCGGCAGGTCGGCGTCGTGTGGGACGGGGGCCGACTGCTGGAGTCGGGCACCTCCGGCGCCGCTTGA
- a CDS encoding aldehyde dehydrogenase, translated as MSQHLTTVAGVTVDTRHFIGGDRAASTETFTDVSPIDGRALGAIARATAKEAAAAVAAAEAAFPGWAATPPAERARLLRAVADGVEKRIEELALVETADNGALLRSHRRGVMPRVAHNFRFFADRLLKLGHAEFETRGHAQHVSWDPAGPCVLITPWNAPLMLATWKVAPALAAGDTVVLKPSEWSPLTASLLADIATAAGLPAGVLNVVQGYGSEIGSTLTSHPDVRRVSFTGSVPTARLIAASAASRLTPLSLELGGKSPLLVFADADLELAAELAVEQYDNAGQVCLAATRVLVEETAAEEFTRRFTEKAAGLVQGDPRDEATDIGPLIHPHQLEKVDGFVTRALDAGARAVIGGHRGHGLYYPPTLLTDVDQDSEIVQEEVFGPVLTLQTFTGEDEAVRLANGTRFGLAATVATGDHERARRVAARLVAGTVWTNCFFVRDLRAPFGGSRQSGVGREGGDWSFDFYCDLKTTVTAPNGWTDHG; from the coding sequence ATGAGCCAGCACCTCACCACCGTCGCCGGAGTCACCGTCGACACCCGGCACTTCATCGGCGGCGACCGGGCCGCCTCCACCGAGACCTTCACCGATGTCTCGCCCATCGACGGCCGCGCCCTGGGCGCGATCGCCCGCGCCACCGCGAAGGAGGCCGCAGCCGCCGTCGCCGCCGCCGAGGCGGCCTTCCCCGGCTGGGCCGCCACCCCGCCCGCAGAACGCGCCCGACTGCTGCGTGCCGTCGCCGACGGCGTGGAGAAACGCATCGAGGAACTCGCCCTCGTCGAGACCGCCGACAACGGCGCTCTCCTGCGCTCCCACCGCCGTGGTGTGATGCCCCGGGTGGCACACAACTTCCGCTTCTTCGCCGACCGGCTGCTGAAGCTCGGGCACGCGGAGTTCGAGACGCGCGGCCACGCCCAGCACGTCAGCTGGGACCCCGCGGGCCCGTGCGTGCTGATCACCCCGTGGAACGCCCCGCTGATGCTCGCCACCTGGAAGGTCGCCCCGGCCCTCGCAGCCGGCGACACGGTCGTCCTGAAGCCCTCGGAGTGGTCCCCGCTGACCGCCTCGCTGCTCGCCGACATCGCCACAGCGGCAGGGCTGCCCGCCGGTGTCCTCAACGTCGTCCAGGGGTACGGCTCCGAGATCGGCTCCACCCTCACCTCGCACCCGGACGTACGGCGCGTCAGCTTCACCGGATCCGTGCCGACGGCCAGGCTCATCGCCGCGTCGGCCGCCTCCCGGCTCACCCCGCTCAGCCTCGAACTCGGCGGCAAGTCACCGCTGCTCGTCTTCGCCGACGCCGACCTGGAGCTGGCCGCGGAACTCGCGGTGGAGCAGTACGACAACGCGGGCCAGGTCTGCCTCGCGGCCACCCGCGTCCTCGTCGAGGAGACGGCAGCCGAGGAGTTCACCCGCCGCTTCACCGAGAAGGCGGCCGGGCTCGTGCAGGGCGACCCGCGGGACGAGGCCACCGACATCGGCCCCCTCATCCACCCCCACCAGCTGGAGAAGGTCGACGGTTTCGTCACGCGGGCCCTGGATGCGGGCGCCCGCGCCGTCATCGGTGGCCACCGGGGCCACGGCCTGTACTACCCGCCGACCCTCCTCACCGACGTCGACCAGGACTCCGAGATCGTCCAGGAAGAGGTCTTCGGCCCCGTCCTGACCCTCCAGACCTTCACCGGTGAGGACGAGGCCGTGCGCCTCGCCAACGGCACCCGGTTCGGTCTCGCCGCGACCGTCGCCACCGGCGACCACGAGCGCGCGCGGCGCGTCGCCGCGCGGCTGGTGGCGGGCACCGTCTGGACCAACTGCTTCTTCGTCCGCGACCTCAGGGCGCCCTTCGGCGGCTCCCGCCAATCGGGTGTCGGCCGTGAGGGCGGCGACTGGAGCTTCGACTTCTACTGCGACCTGAAGACCACCGTCACCGCACCGAACGGATGGACGGACCATGGGTGA